tatatatttaaaccatgctcaaataaatatattaaaaaaatcggttattattcatagaaaaaaacagtttttaataacaataagatACCTACacattcattattcataaattcataatagttataattgatgtgtacaattattaatatattattaaatggcatttaataattaacaaaaaataattaatatattctcgAATCaaagaaaagtaattttaaactttgatttagacacttaaaatatattgtataaaatcaattaatttttattttgtacatacttACTAATATTGGCTATatgttttattcgttttaaaaatgactatGTTTTTACTTTCAACGCATAAGAATTCTCGTAATTTTCAGGTTCttgaatatttactttaacttGCCAATGAGATGGGCTCATACATTGCATTTgtttgagtttatttttaaaaataatataccagaTGGTTCCaacaattgtacataatattgattcAACGTAATAGCCATTAACTATTGTCATACAATCTCCTCCATTTAATTTACAcacctaaattaaataataaaaaaattaaacgcaaaattgaaatttgttaTCACTATTTTACCAAGGttagttgttatttaaaaatctggtataaagataattttaaacaaaatgtttaatgtatagcTGCTTACATTTTGAAGATGTGATgtagaacaattattttttgaatcgaATGAACATTCCTTGACTGACAGCAAATCAATTAAAGCATAGGAAATCAATTTTGACGATAAACTTCCTATATTTGAAAGAGTATTCAAGAATGCCATGTAAGTACCGCCTAAACGATCATCGCTTATACGACAATAAAAAGCTACTAAAGCTGTTATCATTATGTAATACtggatctataaaataaaatattcttactttgttttatctttttcataaacatttttaccataccattttatcaaatttacttataaactaAATCTTAATTACTtacatcatttattaattctataacCACTAATATTGCATAGTAGTATATTGGAATATCTACGACGCCGTTATTCTTTGTTAGATTTgttgcaaaaataataaatataagaaacgtgatattccaaaataatctgaaaaaatgattataattgtacaatgtacatacataataatttaaaatacatacaactgTCTTAATTCAGatgatatttatgatttttttatttctgatttCAAAGGTGTTAACTGAtaagttataaacaatataaaatacaaaatcttaagtaaatttatcaaaaataatattctttacttAAGTTACAAAAGCGATTcgaataacttaatttaatttaattaatatcgttacaatcataataaaataagaaatttaatgaaactatataattttattttagaactaAGTTCTATTGTTGGTTTAAATTATAGAGGGTAATTAAAGTTTAAcgaattgttaatttatcaaataattatttagaatagtgagcaatttttaacactatagtttttttatttataaaaattgtgagCGAATTATTGAATTCTATTCTTAGCATCGTGGAGATTTtcaattaagataaataatttttatttatttttgaataagacGGTTAATCGGAGTAATAGGTAAAAGAGGTTCCattgtaagttttaaattttaagaatataattataaacataatatatgatttaattactccgtagtatattgtttatacattataaatattaaatatattatgtagaaataATGGTGGTATagaaatttgtatgtatagaatttaatcaaaataaacatttaaaatgattgtctattgattattataatcattccAATTTTAGTTTctcaacattatttattaattttctagaaTAAGGTATGCTTTGAGTTTATACTTTGGCATAAGATTTGAGCATgctttagaaataattaatgtttaattattcatacttGATGGGGGTAATGTTTAGATAAACGCTCATCGGTTTTTGACCTGCGGTATATTTTGCAGATATCACTgatacaatcatttttataatatacattcctGTTTGTATAATCATAAGGTTTTCCTTTGGGAAGCCAACGTCTATAAGTTTCAAGTTCACCAATTTTTCACTCGGTGCAAATCCaatcttaaaaattcaataggtGTTgcttttagttataattgatataatttagcGGCTGTCGTtgaaaattagttatattgcaataattattacaatacttttattagaataaagaATCAAggctataattaaaaacattaattatataatgtgaagtcaatattgtataacgttatattaaaatgttcaaattatttatatccatACTCAAAAGatagtatataaattcttataattacaaaaaaatttatttgggtAATTCACGTTTccaccaaaataatataattaaccatTTGATCCCAttgcatttaatataacattaaacttATAGGTTAggtagaattataataatatataataagtaataactaaaaaaaaaagaaatacatattgtactaatatccaataatactttaacaaaatttaaatcaatgagttatattaacaggaagtgtattattatatgtaaagaTTTGGGCATGAGACATTTTCACCttttacctataggtataggtgttaataattttgaaaattggtattaatttacaacattaaaCAGTGCTTTATGattgttaaataatgtaaatacatttatcaaaccttatcttaaatatttttattacttgaaTGATTTAACTTGTACCTAAGATTGACACTAGTAACGACCGCCTTTTTTGAAGATAATAGATGTGGAACAATAAGACTATCAAATCATTGtctataagttaaatttattcgtATACCTACCctattattaatgtgttataaGTACTGATGGGGAAAGCAGGTTTCAACACGGAAGACCCTAGGGTCTTTAATcaccatataaataaatgttggtaTGGTCAGTGCTCTCTCTAAAATacgatttacaaaaatatatttcgtttGGAAATGGTAAtcgagttttattttttttttctaggcGTAAACAGACACTGATAAAATCAAAGCACTGATTTCTTGGAAAAAACGATATaccaattatttagttaaatattatgtaagaaaaacttaaattttactttaactaTATTCTTACTTACCATCGATGTCAACAATGCTATTaccaatattttcatactgggtaattttataatgtcccATAAAACagtatagttttgaaaaatggTAAGCTTAGTTTCATTATTCTCTATTAGGTaatctttttcatttttgaaaattgcaaTTAAAGCTGTAATTGCCATATATGAAATTCCCCAAACCATAAATACacctttaaaaaagtatatgagACATGTATTTcagatttacataatataatataaattcttgaTATTTTAAGTCTATTGCGTAtaaatcatcaaaaatattaagtatctagtaaagttttttatatttatatacatattttatatcacttATTACGTGATTTATGAACTTTATAGAAGGGTATGCTGAATGCTAACAAATGACgtgtcatttaaatatttgatataaaataattattgacaacAAAACTAAATATGATGCATTAGAtcctacatataaaataatatattaatatagtgatAACAGTTATCTATGTATTATGAGCTATATTTTCTAAACGGAAGTTAAAACGAATGAtttcctaaaaaaatttttttaaactaggtttagctaaatattaattatatactaaatgatttaatcactgttaattatttttctgttgaCTTACTTTTCATAGTCATTATTCCTCCTGTACTAGACATAAttcttaaatacttattaccaAAGTCTTCTGACGTAAACAGAATGAGGGATACGGAACACAACATTAAACCCATTCCTTGACCAACTGATGAGCATGTAGATGCATAGCCCACATTATTTCTGTATAGAACCAAATTACGACATACATACACATCAATCcgaatgttaattttatacttttaagcaAATATATGttcacgaaaataaaaatacatacttttGTAGCAAATTCAACGCCCATCCATCAACTGCTATATCTTGTGTAGCAGCCaagaaattacataatataactatacatgttagtttaagtatatttgGTTTTCCCGTTTCTGGTAACAAGTCATCGATACTGTCAGCCATATAAAAAAAGCATGCTCCTATTCAATACAAATcaatgttaaaacaaaaaaactcaTGCATTTCAATGTTATTAGTTTAGCCATATTAGGGCTACTTGAAATTTGaaactaatacattataatatgtataatattataggaaagATTAAACAAACTTAAATATGCATACCCAATAAAATCTGAATTGGAATGAGCCAAGACTTACGCCTCCCAAATTTTTGTACATAGAATGAATCTACCAAAGGAGCCCATAACAATTTTAGACTAAACGGCCACATAACTAGACCAAAAAAAGCCTAAAACgaacataacaattttttttgttaagttatataagtatattccATATTAAAATGCTAAGTTCATTTACCTGTTCTTTGTAAGTTACATTTTGTTTGCTTTGCAGAAGTATTGAAATAGTAGTGACTAAGCCTATTGGTATGGTTTGCATTAAGTATAGCatgaataatagaaataaattcaacCAATCTCCTTTCAAATTGGGTTTAGCCAAAATCAATTCGTTTTTCACTACCGATTTAGTCGGTTCATCTTCCTGTTTTGGCAAAGTCATGCTTACTCAAAagtttgaatatataataaattaacttcgTATTTCGTACACACCGTAaatcacatattaaaaaaaacgaaaatgtttaaaatgatttttaggtaatattttattcgcaATCAAACAattcaattgataaaaaaatcatacgtttttaccaacaaaatataaatcatcgaataatcgtttatattatgtttatcagtGAACAATGTAAAAtcttattctaataattaaagGTTTTGTAGAGGGAAATAGATAGCGAATTAACtagttagatatttttttttgataacccTTGTAGGTGAGTGTACAAATTGTAGATCTTTAACGTGAGTTATTTAATgtagtaataaatactaaGATGCAGAAGAGatagataatagtataatacttataattatatacaaccaAAATCGATTTAGCGGTCAATTCAATGAACAATtatgtactttaaaataatttttacaatatttacaattagtaTAAACAATTACAATGAAAGTAACCAATAGAGTTCgtcaatgaaattttattttgtcaagtGTAACATTACGATTGATTATcataaactaataatgtaagataaatataaatgtttataatatatatttatgtattattttaacgccaaaatataaatacgtaaaatatataaaatatatttaagaataatattatttaattatttttgacatcAATATcgaatactataaatttataacgtatttaattgaaactagaatatgttatttgtattataatttattttcagtaatttaaaatgtaagataaataactaggtatatttcctgatttttttattcatatcaaATCGTTACATCCAGTACCAAATGAAGTTTATTACCATGATGAAttccacatattattaactatccACAGTAATAAGgtaataagtattatcattatcgtaTCAcatgtctatatatatttaaaccatgctcaaataaatatattaaataaatcggttattattcatagaaaaaaacagtttttaataacaataagatACCTACacattcattattcataaattcataatagttataattgaagtgtacaattattaatatattattatatggcatttaataattaacaaaaaatgattaatatatttcataatatattttcgaatcaaagaaaagtaattttaaactttgatttaaacacttaaatattgtataaaatcaattaatttttattttgtacatacttACTAATATTgactatatgtttttattcgttttaaaaatgactatGTTTTTACTTTCAACGCATAAGAATTCTCGTAATTTTCAGGTTCTTGAATATTTACTTCAAAGGATTTACTAATtcgtacaaattaaaaattaataaatacaattttaaatataattatgtacatactTCTAAAATAACTTTGTATGGTGTTAAGCTAACTGAAGTTTGGCTAATTACAAAACCAGTGATGGTACAATACCCATTTGGTTCATTGGATATTGTACTTCAGTAACAGTATTCACGTGACCACCttctttaaacttaaattcctctattatttttaaagtcttGATCTATTCTATATCTCTGAATGCACTATTCGATAAAATAACAGTTTGAttcataattgttaattagaTAAGTAAAATCTTCAATTTATACTTGAAAACGTGTAATGCAATAGgttcattacaataataaataactgtattaaataaaaataataataaataatatataaaaaataaataatatatgtattaaataattgtattttaatgttgtcAGTATTcagttattatcattaaatcggtaaaaatcacaattattaatcattataatcgtgataaatactaattaaactttgaattttattgaattatattaataacattactaTACACACAAAGTATGTGCATTCATCGCTAGATCGcgaagttttttatttaatgcacgatatctaaataaaacaagATTGCTCAATTTAtacgaagtataatatataataatattatattgtagccACAGCCGCTACctgtagtatataaaatataatgcatcatttgtcattaaatattgttttttctataaacaatgtagttttcaaaatatttggtcTCATTAACAATTTTCCATTGCATTATCTTGAccgaaataaatcatttttatgagTGAACATTCTAAACTATTTGTACTACGAACCTTTTTTGaggaaatttaataatcttaGCCACgagtctaaaaataaaactgatgtTGCACTGATAATATATCCtcttaattaatcattattacttCAGTCATTGATGTCACGTGATCGACTACTACAAACTCGTTGTcgtgaaaattttttaatttaagaataattaactTGTGGTATGATTCTAAGTATGAGTATTGATAGTATGTCAATAtgccttatttttattttcaatgttttctcAACCTAGAGATACTCACATCACCATTGCgtactactataataaaaaaagaattaaccaactaaaaataataaaaatataccatgaaatatatttagtaaatacgGTCTCCTTTCAGCATCATTTATCGTACGCCAAATTTTATCAATGAAATCAAATAaccatttaagtattaaagaaagtattttttactaaaataaaaaaaaccaatttcctttttataaaatgttatggtttatacttattttaaggtattatgttaaaaacaatacttcTAAATTGTATGcccaaaatacaaataatttattacatgacagtaaaatgtaaaaatattaaaatatgagtaagtatatatgagtaataataatacgagtaatGATAACAAGAATTCTTatcataaaagaaattaagttgataatattatactattatttaaaatttatgtatttaaaatacgaattaCCTGCTTCATTTGTAAAGAAATTGTTTTAGATTGACTGTGAATAAAACGATaagtaaatgataaaatttctCACTAAATTACGTAAGCCACAGTCGTATAATAATtcactaatatactataatatttattttaattctaaaaactaAATGTAAAGATTAGTACCTGTGAAAGTTGAACCCAAAAAttacgataaataaataaagtacgttaaataatatattgtattcatcaattaattaaaatagtttattaataataaataggtatatttattaataaatattttgataccgatcgaaattatactaatttaatttatattttaagtacatattttcattaaaaaataaaaattatgtataatgttaaattgaattaaaaaactttgattaaatgactagttataaaaataaatttatcaccaatttaaaataattattggagGGAGGTGGTATAAGATTAATGAAAGCCTAAAAGGGACGATGagtttttttacttacatcACCCATGagccttttttaaatttgggaTCAGGAAACAccaatctaaattaataatttgtatgtaaaattatatacccaACATGTgggtgtttttttatattttcaacccaaaagttttgttaaaaatttatatcaataatttaatataagttaacaaatttaaaaaaatgtttgtataagcttaaattattttttttaaagttcagtttttatattattttcagactcctcaatttttgatattaatggTAAACTTTTCCAAAATTTGTACTCTTCTATGAATGGTTTCTTGGATATGATAGGTTTACTTGAACTGATCAACAAATATTGCATACTTTTGGAATCCAGCAACGgccattttatttcattgtcaGTACCATCAATTGTGAGttcgctattattattataaaatattaatttttactgttgttaaatattcataacaattattacatactCATCTTTGATAGCAAATCTAGTCCATATGTCAATCATAAGTTTAGATACATTGAGATCCTCTCCTTTTAATTGAGCCTGTCCT
The DNA window shown above is from Aphis gossypii isolate Hap1 chromosome 2, ASM2018417v2, whole genome shotgun sequence and carries:
- the LOC114125595 gene encoding acetyl-coenzyme A transporter 1-like isoform X2 translates to MLYLMQTIPIGLVTTISILLQSKQNVTYKEQAFFGLVMWPFSLKLLWAPLVDSFYVQKFGRRKSWLIPIQILLGACFFYMADSIDDLLPETGKPNILKLTCIVILCNFLAATQDIAVDGWALNLLQKNNVGYASTCSSVGQGMGLMLCSVSLILFTSEDFGNKYLRIMSSTGGIMTMKSVFMVWGISYMAITALIAIFKNEKDYLIENNETKLTIFQNYTVLWDIIKLPSMKILVIALLTSMIGFAPSEKLVNLKLIDVGFPKENLMIIQTGMYIIKMIVSVISAKYTAGQKPMSVYLNITPIKLFWNITFLIFIIFATNLTKNNGVVDIPIYYYAILVVIELINDIQYYIMITALVAFYCRISDDRLGGTYMAFLNTLSNIGSLSSKLISYALIDLLSVKECSFDSKNNCSTSHLQNVCKLNGGDCMTIVNGYYVESILCTIVGTIWYIIFKNKLKQMQCMSPSHWQVKVNIQEPENYENSYALKVKT
- the LOC114125595 gene encoding acetyl-coenzyme A transporter 1-like isoform X1, with product MTLPKQEDEPTKSVVKNELILAKPNLKGDWLNLFLLFMLYLMQTIPIGLVTTISILLQSKQNVTYKEQAFFGLVMWPFSLKLLWAPLVDSFYVQKFGRRKSWLIPIQILLGACFFYMADSIDDLLPETGKPNILKLTCIVILCNFLAATQDIAVDGWALNLLQKNNVGYASTCSSVGQGMGLMLCSVSLILFTSEDFGNKYLRIMSSTGGIMTMKSVFMVWGISYMAITALIAIFKNEKDYLIENNETKLTIFQNYTVLWDIIKLPSMKILVIALLTSMIGFAPSEKLVNLKLIDVGFPKENLMIIQTGMYIIKMIVSVISAKYTAGQKPMSVYLNITPIKLFWNITFLIFIIFATNLTKNNGVVDIPIYYYAILVVIELINDIQYYIMITALVAFYCRISDDRLGGTYMAFLNTLSNIGSLSSKLISYALIDLLSVKECSFDSKNNCSTSHLQNVCKLNGGDCMTIVNGYYVESILCTIVGTIWYIIFKNKLKQMQCMSPSHWQVKVNIQEPENYENSYALKVKT